The window GACGACCACGATCCCGGCAACTGGGAACAGGCCATGGGCTTGGCCCGCCGCTTCGGGGATCGCATTCCCATCGGAGTCATCTATCGCAACCCCGACCGCCCCACCTTTGAGTCCCATTTTCCGATCCTCCAGGAGGGACCGCTGCTGGCCCGCACCCCTGACAAATCCGACCTGGAAGCGATCATGGCCGGCTACAGATAGCGTGTGGCCCATCCGCATGCCGATTTGATAGCCGCGAAGATTTACAATCCCTACCCCAGGTTTACCGGCATTTCATGGTGCCATTGATTGAATGGACTTCCAAACCGGGGTGACTCTTCAAATTTTAGCCATAATATGGTCGTAAACACGGGAAATACGCGTAAGCACCGAGGGCTGAATCGTGCCGTCGTGCGGGTCCGGCAGGTCATCAAGGCTTGGGAGAACCCGCGGAGAGCCGGATGGCAGCGCCTCCCTGCCATTCGGCAGATCGGGGCGTAGCGACCGACGATCGAGAGGCAGAAAGTAGTCCAATGAGGCGAGCATCTGCCCGTCCGAACTGCGCAGAATCATCGCCGTGACGTAGACCCGGCCGTAAACCACGGTATAGGTTCCCGTGAGCACGGCAAAGGCATTGGTGTCCGCATTGATCTGCTCCAGTTCCCGGGACAGGGCGAACTCACCCTGTCCCTTGCGCACCAACAGAGACTGGGCGCGCAAGCGCACGTCCACCAGGTGCAGACCATGCTGGGTGAACCGGGAACCGATCTGTTGCGGGATGATCCGTCCCAACGGACTGGTCTGATCCAGGTTGTCCAGCATCACAAAAGAGGACATCAACAGGGGCAGCTCGCAGGGCTCCATCCCGCACAAGGCCTCGTACAACGTGTCCGCCACGGTATAGTTGACCATGATCAATTCACTGGTCGGCTGGTGGATGAAAGGCGGTCCCTGGGACCGCGAACATCCGCCCAAACAAGCCTGCACCACGGCCAAAACCATGGCCGCCAGAACAACCCAGGGCACCTGGCCCCGCCTGGACACCGTTTCCCCAAAGCCGGACCACCTGCCGAACACGCCGCTCTCCGGCCGCATTCTCCACAATATTTTCCTGACCATGACGGCTCCTCTCCATACCAGAACAAAATCCATTCCGACGTTCTCTAAAGAAAATCCCTCACCCGCCGATAAAGAAAGCATCCGGAATACCCCATGAACGATCCGGCAGCATTCCGATCTGACCCCGGAAAAGTGTTCTGGGAATGCAAAAATTGCCGATACGCCGCCTCCATCTTGGAAATAGCAAATATCGCTCCATAACTGTGTGTCCAACGCTGCGACACGCTGAAGATTCTCAAAGGAACACCCCTGTATGCGGACATCGTCGCTCGGAATCCTCCTCGGCATTGCCCTCCTGTCCAGTTCGCTGTCCAGTTCAGGGTGCGCCCCGTACCATCCCGCGGAAAGGATGTTTACGCCCTTGCCTGTCTTGGCTCAGGTCCCGGTTCCCACGGCCTTCCCGCTGAACACCCAACCCAAAATGCAGGCCGTCCACCACTGGGAAGTCTTGGCCGAAGACGTGGCCCACCAGATTCATGACGTTCTGGAACGCCGCGTTCTGGAGCGGCAGTTTCCTGTCCATGTCGCCCCATCGGGCACGACCCCGTTTGCCAAATCCTTCCATGCCTTGCTGATCACCAAGCTGGTGGACCGGAACATTGCGGTGACCAGGAGTATATCCGATGTCCTGGTCCTGAGTTTTGACATCGAAATGGTCCGTCACGGCCAACGTTTTCTCCGCACCGGCAAAGGTGTTTACAAGGCCCTGACTCCAGACGTTTTCGTCCACCGGGCATCCTTGATCACTCCAAGCGGTGGAGGGGCACTGATCAACCAGGCCATGCTGGAAGCCGCCGAGGTCAACGTGGAGTCCGGCATCTATACCCATGCCCTCCCCAGGATGGAGGTGCTGATCACCACATCCCTGGCCTTCGAGGAACGCTTCCTGATGCGGGACTCTTCCATCTATTACATCAACGACACCGAGTGGTGGCACTACAAGCAGCACACCCTGCCCAGCCAACCGGGTACGGTAACCATCCGGCTCGTGGACCGGTAGAGGGACGCCCCATGACCAGATACTTCTTTGCGGGTCTGATGCTCGCCACGCTCTTCGCCCTGGCTCAGCCCACCGCGGCCATGCAACCGCTCACGAGCTTCGGATCGACAACCACCGAGCGGGGGTTTCATGGCCTGGCCTACGCCTTGGCCGACGGCTTGGAACACAATTTGGTGCATTACCTGGATCGCACCCGACCGATTCTCTTCACCAGCTTTGTGGACCTGGACGATCTGAACACTTCCAGCACCTTCGGACGACTACTGGGTGAACAGGTCGCCGCGCGCATGTCCCAGCACGGTTTTCGGGTCGTTGAACTCAAACTGCGCCAGGACTCGATGGTCTTCAGCCAGGAAGCTGGTGAAATGGTCCTGTCCCGAGACCTGCGCGATGTACGCAACCACCAGGACACCCAGGCCGTACTGGTTGGAACCTACGTGGTTACTCAAGATGCCGTGATCGTTTCGGCCAAGCTGCTGAGCACCCTGGACGGCACCATTTTGGCAACCCGGAATGCAACCCTGCGCAAAACCCGACAGATTCAGGAACTGATTGCCAAGAACCGCACGACGTTTCGACCAGCCGGCCGCCAGTCGGCCCACTCCGCATCCGAACAGGAAGCTGTTCGCGAGGGCCCTCTGGCCCGAGGGACCATCCTCTTGGACCCCGGCAATGCCCTGGCGGCTCGCCTGATTCAGGCCCGACTGGCGGAATTGAACTACTATAACGACCGGATCGACGGCATTTGGGGCAGGAATTCCAGGGCGGCGCTGAACCGCTTCAAATCCAATCGTCAGCTGGCTTCACCCACCGCATGGGATCTCACGGCGCAACGGGAGCTGTTCAAGGGAACAGGCCAGTAACGGACGGAATCCAGTCTGGACAACCTCACGGAGCAACCTGATGAAATCCCTGAAAATCATCCTTCTTTTGGCCGGCATAGCCTTGACCATGTCTTCCTGTTGCCCTCTGCGCACCACCTGCACCCCGGTGGTGGTCATGCATGGAGTACCCGCTGCCGTGCCGGTGCTCCCCACCTATGGTGTTCAACATTGCCGGCCCGGCTACCACAACGTCTGCGCGCCATACCATCTGCCCTATGTGACCAAACCCAGAGCCGTTCCCCCACTCGCGGCCCCCTCGACCTCCTGCTGCTTTCCCTGGTGACGTTTCGCCCTGTTCATGAACAGGGCGAAACACCTTCCTGGTCATCCGAACCGCTTTGCCAAGGAATACATCCAGAAATCCGCCCAGGAATTCGGACAGGACGCCTTGATGAGCACCACTTGACGAAACGGCACTGGTCCGGCACCTGATCCTCAGCTGAGGATCATGAACATTGTCGTCCTCGCCTTCGTATCATCATGCCATAATGATGACTGTTGATGACTAATGCGAGGGAGCATCCGCTGTAACGCTCTTCCTGGAATGCGTCCGGATAGGGACGTCTTCCCACCACATCCCGGAAAGGCCCATCATATGCCTGAACACATCGAATCAATTGGGGAAATCTCCAAGATTCTCCTCCAGGAAAACTGCATCTCGGAGAAACAACTGGGGTACGCCAAGCGCGTCCAGGCGAAACTGGGTCATCACCGCCTACTGGTGGATGTCCTGAAAGACCTGGAGTTCGTCACCGAAGAAGAGATCACCGCCGCGATTCGCAAAAACCGCTTGCAAATGCGCCTTGGAGGAATGCTTCTCGAGCTGGGCATCATTTCCCAAAGTGACCTGGACACGGCGCTGCACATCCAAAGTACCCAGGAGCAGACCCGAAAAATCGGGGATATTCTTGTCGAACAGGGCTTTTTGGACGAAAAAAAGCTCACCGAAGTGCTCGCGCTGCACATGGGCATTCCCGTGGTCGAGGCCCGCTTCAAGCAGATCGACCCGGAGCTGATGCAACGGGTCCCTCCGGCCCTGATGGATCAGGGGACCTTCCTCCCTCTCTCCCAGGATGACGACCACCTTGTGGTCGCGTTCACCGATCCGCAGGATCCCATTGCCCTGGATCAGATACAGCAAATTTTCCGCCGAAAAATCAAACCGGTCATCGCCACGAAATCCGACATCCAGGAGACCATTACTCGCTACCGCAAAAGCAGTTCGCGAAGCACGCCGATTGACGAGGCTTCCGTGGTCAGCATTGTCGAGAACATCATTTTGAAAGCCATCGAGGACAAGGCCAGCGACATCCATATCGAGCCGTTACCGGATCGCCTTCGAGTCCGATTCCGCCGGGACGGGGTCATGGAGCAGTACAAGGAATTCCCCATTGAGATCACGGCGTCGCTGATCAGTCGGATCAAGATTCTCTGCCAAGCCGATATCGCGGAAAAGCGTCGGCACCAGGGTGGTCGCATTTTGTTCGAGCACCCCGGGGGCGAGCTTGACCTTCGGGTTTCTTTTTACGTCACCATCCATGGCGAAACCGTGGTCATGCGTCTGCTGAGCCGCCAGGGAAAAATGATGGACATCCGCGATATTGGGATGCCCAAAAGGATGTTGAAGCGTTTTCTCCAGGAGGTGTTGCATCAGCCCAGCGGCGTTTTTCTGGTCACCGGGCCCACCGGGTCAGGCAAAACCTCCACGGTTTACAGTTGCCTGCAGTATTTGAACACGCCCCAAGTCAGCATCATCACCGCCGAGGACCCGGTAGAATTCGTCATCCCTGGGATCACTCAATGCTCCATTGATCCCAAGCTTCAAGTTACCTTTGAGGAAACCTTACGCCACATTGTCCGCCAAGACCCTGATATCATTCTTATCGGTGAAATCCGGGACGCCTTTTCCGCGGATATTGCCGTACAGGCCGCCCTGACAGGTCACAAAGTCCTGACGACCTTCCACACGGAGGACAGTGTTGGCGGCCTGATCCGGCTACTCAACATGGATATTGAATCCTTCCTGATAGCCTCAACGGTCACCGGCATTGTTGCCCAACGTCTGCTTCGCCGGGTCTGCCCCGCATGTGCCGAGCCCTACAAGCTGAAGCCTGCCGAGTTGCAACTCCTGGGCTATGATTTCAATGAAACCCTCGGCCAGTCCTTTCGCCACGGCAAAGGTTGCGGCGCCTGCCGAAATACCGGATACAGCGGCCGCGTAGCTGTGTTCGAATCACTGATTATCAATGAAGACATCCGCCACGCCTTGCTGGAACGACGCACAAGCCACGACGTCCGAAACATCAGCATCAAGACCAGCGGATTGGTAACTCTGCTGGAGGAAGGCCTTGTCAAGGCCGCGCGAGGCATTACCAGCATTGAGGAAGTTTTTCGCTGTCTGCCGATGGTTCTCAAGCCCCGCCCACTGGGAATGCTGCAAACAATCCTGGGAGACTGACGTCTATGCCCTCAAACCCCGCACTGCTGGACGTTGTCCAGGAATATATCCATGCCCAGACAACCAAGCTACCGGTTTTCAACCGTACCGGGTTGGTCATTCAACAGGAGATGTCCAAGCCAGAACCCAGTTTCCAAATCCTGGAGAGAGAAATTTCTCGGGACCAGGCGTTGACGACGCAACTGTTGCGGACCGCCAACTCGGCATTCTATCGCGGCATGCGCCCCATTTCGACAATCCGTGATGCCATCCTCCGCCTGGGCACGGAAGAGGTCGCGAACATCGTTTCCATGCTGACACAACAGGAACTCTTCCGGACCAGCGATCCTTTCCTGCGAAAGTACATGGATGACCTCTGGCTGCACTCGGTCTGCTGTGCCTCGGGAACCTACTGGCTGACCAAACGACTCAAAATGCCCAGCGAAACTCCCAAAGCCTTCTTTGCCGGCCTGCTCCACGATGTGGGTAAACTCTTCCTTTTGCGGGTCATCGAGGAAATTCGTAACGGCAAGAAAGTGGACATAGCCATGACCCCGGAATTCCTCCAGGAACTCATTGCCAATCAACACGCGGCACAAGGCTACGAATTGATGCGGCATTGGAATATCCCCGAAGAATACTGCGTGGTTGCCAGGGATCATCACCTGGAAAGCTTCGATGTCAACGACACGCTCCTGGTGCTTGTTCGCTTGGCCAATGCGGCCTGCGCCAAGCTGGGCATCGGACTGCACCAGGACGACAATATCGACCTGGCTTCTTGTAAAGAAGCCATGGTTCTGGATATTTCCGAGGTCAAGCTGGCGGAGTTGGAAATCCGCCTTGAGGATACCTTGGCCTTCCTGAACGCCAATCTGGAGTCCCTGGCCACAGCGCAACAGGAGGAAAGCTAGACAGCCCGTTCTCCGTTGCTTTCAGCATCGACAATCCACCAAATCAAAAGAATGCACGGTTTACCCCTTCAGCGAAGGCTGCTCAGATGTTTTCAACTGGAGAAACCGCATCCACTATGCCAAACCCTGGGCAATTTGTTCAGAATCGGCTTGCAACGGGATATGGACCTGTCTAAAGTTATCATGCTTCGGACCATCTTCCTTCTCCCACCTGAACCAGCGAGGGTCACCATGCGCCGTCTTCAACACACCCTGATTGTATGTATTGCCTTACTCTTTCCCATCCAGTCCCTTGCCCAGGAAGGTCCCTTCAATCCAGGCGACCACCTGCCGATCTTTTCCATGACTGCCCCTGAATCCGCGGCACACCGAAATGCTTTGGGCCTGTCCGCGGAAGCCACCACCTTCACCCTGGCCGACGTTGACGCTCCGGCCGTGCTGATTCAAATATTCAGCATGTATTGCCCCATCTGCCAACGCGAAGCCCCCGAGATGAACAGGCTTTATGAACTCCTGCGGGAGAAAGGCCTGGCGGATCAAATCACAATCCTGGGGCTTGGCGCGGGAAACTCCGATTTGGAAGTCCAGGTCTTTCGGGAGCGCTACAGTGTCCCGTTCCCCATGATTTCCGACCCAGACTACATCCTGCATCAAGCTTTTCACGGTGTGGGGACCCCCTATTACATCCTGGCGCAACCCACCGATTCCGCGGAAACAGGCCATGTCGTCCGGCTCTCGCATCTCGGCGCGTTTGATTCCGCGGAAATCTTCCTCGAAGACCTCTTGGAAGCCAAACAATAGGAGGCCTCATGCGTCCACTTCATCCACTGAAATTCATGGTGCAGACAACTCTGCTCATCGGCATTACCTGGATGGTGTTTCTTGCCGGAGCGGCTTTTGCGTCACCATCTCAAGACTTTGCCGGACAAGTTTATCAACCCCAGCACCTTACGCCCATTGACAGCGAACTGAACGTCCGGGTGGGAGACCAGGCCCCGGACTTCACCTTGCCCGCAACGCAGGGCGAGACCATCACCTTGAGTGATTTCCAGGGCCAAAAGAACGTCATGCTGTCCTTCGTGCCCGCTGCCTGGACACCGGTCTGTTCGGACCAGTGGCCCGGATACAATATCCTGCAAGACATTTTTGACGCCCATGAGACAATAATTCTGGGCATTACCGTGGACAACATTCCCACGCTCCACTCCTGGATCGCGGCCATGGGCGGACTCTGGTTCCCGGTTCTTTCCGATTTTTGGCCCCATGGGCACACCGCGGAAGTCTACGGACTGCTCCGAAGCGACGGCACCACAGAGCGCGCGCTGATCTTCGTCGACAAACAGGGTGTGATCCGCTTTACGCATGTGGAGGACATCAACATCCGTCCTCCGCTGGAGATCGTCATGGAAGGCTTGCAGGCCCTGGGAGATCCTGCCCCGTAACCGGAACGATACAGCCCTTTCTCAACATCTTCACGTTGACTTGAGCGCAAAAATTTGTTTTCAAACCGGGGTTCAGGTTCCTGGCTTGCCGGGAAGTTTGCAGGCTCGAAAGAGGCTACAGCGGGGCACCGGATTGAGAATTGATCCAGTACGCAATAGAGAACGCATGGTTCGCGAGCAGATCGCGTCACGGGGCATCACGGATACGCCGGTGCTTGCGGCCATGCGCAAGGTTCCCCGGCATATGTTCGTGGAAGAGGCCTTGCGATCCCAGGCGTACGAAGATCACCCCCTGCCCATCGGCTACGGCCAGACCATCTCCCAGCCGTTCATCGTGGCGCTCATGACCTCCGTGCTGAACGTCCAGCCGGGCATGCGCGTTCTGGAAATCGGCACAGGTTCCGGTTATCAGGCCGCGATCCTGGCCGAGATGGGCGCCGAGGTCTATTCCGTGGAGCGAATTCAAAGCCTGTATTCCGCTGCGCTGACCCGCTTGAACAAGTTGCGCTATTTCAACGTCCATCTGAAGCTGGATGACGGAACCATGGGCTGGCCGGAAGAGGCCCCTTTCCAGCGGATCATGGTCACTGCCGGCGGGCCGGATGTACCGCCGCCGCTCCTGGAGCAACTTGACGAGTCGGGCATTTTGATCATCCCTGTTGGAGCCCGACAGCGCAGCCAGGAACTGATCCGGTTCGTCAAGAAAGAAGGCAAAATCATGAAAGCAAACCTGGGTTCGGTCATGTTCGTCGACCTGGTCGGCACCCACGGATGGTAACCGAGGCACCATGGCCAATACACCCAATCCTGTTTCAGCCCCAACCTGCACCTCCTGCCCGTCTCGCAAAAAGGGCGGGCTGGATGGGCGCGCCGCGGCTAACACCGCGCAGGACCGGCTGATCAAATCCACCCTGGACAACATCCGGTTCAAACTCTTCGTGATGAGCGGCAAGGGCGGCGTGGGCAAGAGCTCCATTGCAGTGAACCTGGCCGCGGCCTTGGCCTTGAAAGGCTACCGGGTCGGGTTGCTGGACGTGGACATTCACGGCCCCAGCATTCCGCACCTGCTGGGCCTCTCCGGCACCCTGGACAAATCGCGCGGCTCCTTGATCGCCCCGAAACAATACGGAGAAAGGCTCTTCGTGGTTTCCATGGAGTCGCTATTGAAGGATCCGGACCAGGCCGTGCTCTGGCGCGGTCCGATGAAGACAGCGGCCATCCGTCAGTTTATCGCCGACGTGGACTGGGGCCGCCTGGACTTCCTCGTGGTGGATTCTCCTCCAGGCACCGGCGACGAACCCATGACCGTACTGAAGACCATCCCGGAAGCATTGAGCATCGTGGTCACCACCCCCCAGGAAATCTCTTTAGCCGACGTACGCAAGTCCATTAACTTTCTGCAGTACGCCCATGCCAACATTCTGGGCCTGGTGGAGAACATGAGCGGTCTGATTTGCCCGCACTGCACGCAGCGAATCGAGTTGTTCAAGACCGGCGGGGGCAAGGCTTTGGCTGAAAAATACGGTCTGGACTTCCTGGGCGCGGTCCCCTTGGATCCGGCAGCCGTGGTCGCCGGCGACCTGGGCAGACCAGTGGTCATGCTGGAGGAGGAAACGCCCGCCAAACAGGCCCTTTTGCAGCTCGCGGACAGGGTTGTCCAAGCCTCTGAAAACAGTCTCGAGGCCACTGCCCGCGCGATGGACCTGGAGGAAGGACCCCAAACTTGAGGAGGTCGCCAATGCAGACGAACACCCCCCGCTTCCTCTCCATTGTCGGAGCACTCATCAGCACGTTGGTGATGCTGCTGCTCTGGTCAGGAATCTGTGCCGCGGGCACAATTTTCTTCTACAAGGATGAGCATGGGGTGATGCATTTTACAGACACCCCCAGTTCGGCAAAATTTCGCCCCTTTCAATCGTTACGTTCACGCATGACCAGCAGCGCGGACCGGGCTTCCATCGCCCGGTACGTGGACCGGTACAGCCAGCAACATGGCATCGACCCGCTTCTGGTCATGGCCGTGATCGAAATCGAATCCGGTTTCAATCACCGGGCCGTCTCCCGGGCCGGTGCCCAGGGCTTGATGCAGATCATGCCCGCCACCCAGCAGGACCTGGGGCTGGCAGCGCCCTTTGATCCCGCGGAGAATATCGAAGCCGGCATCCGTTACCTCAAAATGCTCATGCATCGCTTTCCTGACCTGTCCCTGGCGCTGGCCGCCTACAATGCCGGGCCAGCCAACGTGGAGCGCTACAATGGCATCCCCCCCTTCCGGGAGACCCAAAACTACGTCCGCAAGGTCCTGGCCAATTACGATCGCCGGCGGGCGGCGCTCAACTAGACGCCCCATGCTCAACCCCGCCAACCAGGTCACCCTGGCACGGATTCTGGCCATTCCCGTCCTGGTCCTGCTTCTCTCCTTCCCAAGCAAGCCAGTCAACGCCATCGCCATGGTCGTCTTTATACTCGTCGCATTGACCGACCTTGCCGACGGATTCATCGCCCGACGTTGGAATCTTGTTTCCAACCTGGGAAAATTTCTTGATCCCCTGGCCGACAAACTGCTGATCAGCTCCGTCTTGATCATGCTTGTTTCCCACGGCTGGGTCCACGCCTGGATCGCCATTGTGATCATTGCCCGAGAACTGACGGTCACCGGGTTGCGGGCCATTGCCGCAGATCAAGGTTACATTCTGGCCGCGGACAGTTTCGGCAAACTCAAGGCCGTCATCCAGGTGGTCGCCTTGTGTCCGCTGATCCTGCACTACCCCTGGTGGGGATTTGACCCCCAACCTTTGGGCGCGGTGCTGCTCGCCGTGGCCCTGGTTCTTACCGTTTTTTCCGGGGCAAAATACGTGATCCACTTCTTTCGTGAAGTGAATCGGGACGACGCGCCATAGCCAGGGGGCCATCAATATTGGTTACGCCCCCATCCCCAGGAGAACTCCATGGCCCAGATTGACGCCTTTTTCCATATGATGCACGAACTGGGAGCATCGGACCTGCACCTGTCTTCGGGATCACAACCAATTATCCGGTTGCACGGCGACCTGCAGCGCATCAAATACAAGGTATTGGAGCATGATGAACTGAAGAAAATGCTCTATGAAATAACCCCGGAACAAAAGGTCAAGGACTTCGAGGAGAGCGGGGATGTGGACTTTTCCTACGAGATCCCCAACCTGGCCCGTTACCGGGTCAATTTCTTTCAACAGCGTCGCGGCTGTGCCGCGGTGTTCCGGGAAATTCCTCAGAAAATCCTCAGCATCGACGATCTGAACCTGCCCCCCCTGTTCAAGAACCTGGCCATGCTGCCCAAAGGTCTGGTCCTGGTCACCGGGCCAACGGGCAGCGGAAAATCCACGACCCTCGCGGCCATTGTGGACTACGCCAACCGCCATCGCAAAGATCATATCCTGACCATCGAGGATCCCATTGAATTCGTCCACAAGCCGGTCAGCTGCCTGATCAACCAGCGCGAGGTCTCCCGGGACACCTTGAGCTTCAAGTCCGCCTTGCGTGGAGCATTGCGCGAGGACCCGGATATTATCCTGGTCGGAGAAATGCGCGACCTGGAAACCATCGAGCTGGCCATCGAGGCCGCGGAAACAGGGCACCTGGTCTTTTCCACCTTGCACACCATTTCCGCATCCAAGACCGTGGACCGGATCATTGAAGTGTTCCCTGGAGACGTCCAGGGGCAGATCCGCTCCGGCCTTTCCGAATCACTGCGGGCGGTGATCTCCCAGAACCTGTTCAAACGCATCGACCGTCCCGGCCGGGCGGCGGCCCTGGAAATTCTTGTGGGTGTGCCCGCGGTGCGTAACCTGATACGGGAAAACAAGACCTTCCAACTCAATTCCGTCATCGAAACCGGTCGCAAGTACGGCATGCAATCCCTGGACGACGCCATCCTCAAACTGCTCCAGGAAGGAGCCATCTCTCCCATGGACGCCTACAACAAGGCCGTTATCAAATCCAAATTCCGGGATTTTCTGACCGAGCCCCCGCAGGATTTCACCGAGGTCTGAGCCGTGGAACGTACCCATCTCGACAGCATCATCGCCGAGGTTTTGCAAAAGGCCCCAGACACTTCGGATATTTTGTTCACCGTGGACAAGCCCATTCAGGCCGAGGTCCACGGCAAACTGACCGATATTCCCACAACCCTGCTTCCCGCGGCCCTGGTCCCCTTCCAGATCGAGTCCATCGGCTTTTGCATGGTGCTCAACAAGCTCTCCGGCAGCATGCGCCTGTTTCAGGATCTGATCGGCAACGGCTCCTGCGACCTTTCCTACGACCTTCAAGGGCACTGCCGTTTTCGCGTGAATATTTTCTTTCAAAAGGGGTCGCCATCCATCGTGATGCGCAAAATGCCCAGCCAGATCCCGACCCTCAATCAGCTCAACCTGCCGCCGCTTTTCGACCAGATGGTCGATGAGCAGTACGGTCTGATCTTGCTGACCGGAGGGACGGGCACCGGCAAGTCCACGACGCTGGCCGCCCTGATCGATGCGATCAATGCCCGTTATGCCAAGCACATCCTGACCCTGGAAGATCCCGTGGAATTCGTGCACCAGCATAAGCGCGGTACGGTCAACCAGCGAGAACTGGGGCTTGACTTCGATCAGTTTTCGTCGGGGCTGCGCGCCGCGTTGCGGCAAGCTCCCAAGGTGATCCTCGTCGGCGAAATTCGCGACCGGGAAACCATTGAAATCGCCCTGCAGGCATCGGAAACCGGACACCTGGTTCTGGGCACCCTGCACACCAGCGATACGGGCCAAACCATCAACCGCATCGTCGGCATGTTTGAATTGGCCGAAGAACGCCTGATCCGCCAACGCTTGTCCCAGGCCCTGAAATATGTTGTCTCCCAAAGGCTGATGCCCCGCCTGGGCGGCGGACGTGTTGCCGGGCTGGAAATCCTGGTGAACAACCTGCGTATCCGGGAATTGATCGTCAATGGTGAATCCGGGGAAAAGACCTTCTACAACGTGGTCGAGTCCGGGGAAGCCTATGGCATGTTCACCTTTGATCAGCATTTGGCGAAACTGTTTCAAGAAGAAGTGATCAGCGAAGATACGGCCATGAACACGGCCTCGGATCGTTCCCGTCTGGGCCAGTCCATCAATCGCATCAAATTGATCCGTGGTGAAAAGGTCACGAATATCGAAGGCCTGGAACTGGATGTTACCTATGACGAACAAAACAACGGTATTTAAGCCGTGACCATCGACATCTTAACCTGTTCATTTTCCACTTCCAGGGTCGGAGTTCGCGCATGCGTCTAACGTGCCCGCATTGCCAATCGCCCCTGAATCTGCCCGACGATAAAGTCCCGGAGGGACGACGGTTCAAGCTGGCTTGTCCCAAATGCACCGAACCATTCATCGTTGATCCGGAAAATATGACCACGAAAACCGAGGTGTCACCCCCTGAACCGGATTCTCCTGTCCAAACCGGGGAACTGGAGTTTTACCCTCCCGGCGC of the Desulfonatronum thioautotrophicum genome contains:
- a CDS encoding type IV pilus twitching motility protein PilT, with the translated sequence MAQIDAFFHMMHELGASDLHLSSGSQPIIRLHGDLQRIKYKVLEHDELKKMLYEITPEQKVKDFEESGDVDFSYEIPNLARYRVNFFQQRRGCAAVFREIPQKILSIDDLNLPPLFKNLAMLPKGLVLVTGPTGSGKSTTLAAIVDYANRHRKDHILTIEDPIEFVHKPVSCLINQREVSRDTLSFKSALRGALREDPDIILVGEMRDLETIELAIEAAETGHLVFSTLHTISASKTVDRIIEVFPGDVQGQIRSGLSESLRAVISQNLFKRIDRPGRAAALEILVGVPAVRNLIRENKTFQLNSVIETGRKYGMQSLDDAILKLLQEGAISPMDAYNKAVIKSKFRDFLTEPPQDFTEV
- a CDS encoding type IV pilus twitching motility protein PilT; this encodes MERTHLDSIIAEVLQKAPDTSDILFTVDKPIQAEVHGKLTDIPTTLLPAALVPFQIESIGFCMVLNKLSGSMRLFQDLIGNGSCDLSYDLQGHCRFRVNIFFQKGSPSIVMRKMPSQIPTLNQLNLPPLFDQMVDEQYGLILLTGGTGTGKSTTLAALIDAINARYAKHILTLEDPVEFVHQHKRGTVNQRELGLDFDQFSSGLRAALRQAPKVILVGEIRDRETIEIALQASETGHLVLGTLHTSDTGQTINRIVGMFELAEERLIRQRLSQALKYVVSQRLMPRLGGGRVAGLEILVNNLRIRELIVNGESGEKTFYNVVESGEAYGMFTFDQHLAKLFQEEVISEDTAMNTASDRSRLGQSINRIKLIRGEKVTNIEGLELDVTYDEQNNGI
- a CDS encoding transglycosylase SLT domain-containing protein — translated: MQTNTPRFLSIVGALISTLVMLLLWSGICAAGTIFFYKDEHGVMHFTDTPSSAKFRPFQSLRSRMTSSADRASIARYVDRYSQQHGIDPLLVMAVIEIESGFNHRAVSRAGAQGLMQIMPATQQDLGLAAPFDPAENIEAGIRYLKMLMHRFPDLSLALAAYNAGPANVERYNGIPPFRETQNYVRKVLANYDRRRAALN
- the pgsA gene encoding CDP-diacylglycerol--glycerol-3-phosphate 3-phosphatidyltransferase → MLNPANQVTLARILAIPVLVLLLSFPSKPVNAIAMVVFILVALTDLADGFIARRWNLVSNLGKFLDPLADKLLISSVLIMLVSHGWVHAWIAIVIIARELTVTGLRAIAADQGYILAADSFGKLKAVIQVVALCPLILHYPWWGFDPQPLGAVLLAVALVLTVFSGAKYVIHFFREVNRDDAP